In Uranotaenia lowii strain MFRU-FL chromosome 2, ASM2978415v1, whole genome shotgun sequence, one genomic interval encodes:
- the LOC129742922 gene encoding uncharacterized protein LOC129742922, translated as MSLSTVEDFHHRAAEMLDVESFEYFNGAAGRRQTHMLNGSSFDHIRIKPRQLMNVEHRRMDLSLLGFSFSMPLGICPTAFHKLAHQDGEQATARAAAKMGIPMIMSSLANSTIPEVAQAAPTGTRWMQIYIHRNRDITKTIVKQAEENGFSAIVLTIDSAVHGIIHGSIRGSDQTPGRVRCAVFWDLQRQGVIANSNEKSVVLDVDSSLTWKDVEWLMSITKLPVIVKGVLTKEDAGCALEIGVAAVYVSNHGGRQLDSIPATIEALPEIVSAVGGKIPILFDGGVAKGTDIFKALAYGADIVLVGRSILWGLAVDGQRGVESVLEILRNELDNTMALAGCSSLEEICRDRVQHEMHY; from the exons ATGAGCTTATCTACCGTAGAAGATTTTCACCATAGGGCTGCCGAGATGCTGGATGTAGAATCTTTCGAGTACTTCAACGGGGCTGCAGGTCGACGCCAAACGCATATGCTCAATGGGTCAAGCTTTGACCACATCCGAATAAAACCTCGGCAGCTGATGAATGTTGAACACCGCCGGATGGATCTGTCTCTTTTGGGATTCAGCTTCTCGATGCCGCTAGGAATTTGTCCTACAGCATTCCATAAGTTGGCTCATCAAGATGGTGAACAGGCAACGGCTCGAGCAGCGGCCAAAATGGGTATCCCGATGATTATGAGCTCGTTGGCCAATAGCACTATCCCTGAAGTGGCCCAAGCAGCTCCAACAGGAACTCGTTGGATGCAAATCTATATCCATAGGAACCGAGACATCACCAAAACCATAGTGAAGCAGGCGGAAGAAAATGGATTTTCTGCAATAGTTCTAACCATCGATAGTGCCGTCCATGGCATCATACACGGGTCCATTCGTGGAAGTGATCAAACACCGGGAAGAGTCCGGTGTGCAGTTTTTTGGGACCTGCAACGGCAAGGTGTGATTGCCAACAGCAATGAGAAAAGTGTCGTTCTCGATGTGGATTCCTCACTGACGTGGAAGGACGTGGAATGGCTGATGAGTATCACGAAGCTTCCGGTTATTGTCAAAGGAGTTCTTACCAAAGAAGACGCCGGGTGCGCCCTGGAAATTGGAGTGGCTGCCGTTTATGTTTCCAATCATGGCGGCAGGCAGCTGGATTCGATTCCTGCTACG ATCGAAGCTCTACCGGAAATAGTTTCTGCAGTCGGTGGTAAAATCCCAATCCTGTTCGATGGAGGAGTGGCAAAAGGGACCGACATCTTCAAAGCGCTGGCATATGGAGCCGATATAGTGCTGGTGGGTCGTTCGATTCTGTGGGGTTTGGCCGTTGATGGACAGCGAGGCGTCGAAAGTGTTTTGGAGATCCTGAGGAATGAGCTGGATAATACCATGGCACTAGCTGGTTGCAGCTCATTGGAAGAAATCTGTAGGGATCGAGTGCAACACGAGATGCATTATTGA